A genomic region of Thunnus albacares chromosome 2, fThuAlb1.1, whole genome shotgun sequence contains the following coding sequences:
- the egr3 gene encoding early growth response protein 3: MTGKLADKLPLTMSSLINTIPDSLYPEEDIPTSMNIFTSTESINHYSQMNTDNIMDLGMGSEKGTGEIQYGSSFQSNRSGQTVTYLGKFAFDTPPSGGISGSGWCSDNNIISLVSAGILGVSPSPGTVTTQTSSSAASMGGQTSDMEQVYGPPLPAYSTCSDLYQDQVSFHHSPATSTALAYPANDYHSTSKASMDGSLFSMIPDYNLFHHQGEVGVMEHKPFQTMDPIRVNPPPITPLETIRAFKDKQQIHPGFIGGQQHPPQHHPPPQTLTLKPIRPRKYPNRPSKTPVHERPHACPAENCDRRFSRSDELTRHLRIHTGHKPFQCRICMRSFSRSDHLTTHIRTHTGEKPFSCEFCGRKFARSDERKRHAKVHLKQKDKKPADKGSGAAGSHSSPPSSCGGPTVGTS, from the exons ATGACAGGGAAACTAGCGGACAAGCTCCCTCTTACCATGAGCAGTTTAATAAATACGATCCCTGACAGTCTCTACCCAGAAGAGGACATCCCGACGTCTATGAATATTTTCACCAGTACGGAATCTATTAACCACTATTCACAGATGAACACAG ATAATATCATGGATCTGGGCATGGGGAGTGAGAAAGGAACAGGAGAGATTCAGTATGGATCCAGCTTCCAGTCCAACCGCAGCGGGCAGACTGTCACCTATCTGGGGAAGTTTGCCTTTGACACTCCTCCATCAGGTGGCATTAGTGGTTCCGGCTGGTGCTCTGATAACAATATCATCAGCCTTGTCAGTGCAGGAATCCTGGGCGTTTCGCCATCACCCGGTACAGTAACGACGCAGACATCATCCTCCGCAGCCAGCATGGGCGGACAGACATCAGATATGGAGCAGGTATACGGTCCGCCACTGCCTGCCTATTCCACCTGCAGTGACCTGTACCAGGATCAGGTCTCCTTCCACCACAGCCCTGCCACCAGCACGGCTCTAGCCTACCCTGCCAATGACTATCATTCTACATCCAAAGCCTCCATGGATGGCAGCCTTTTCTCCATGATCCCTGACTACAACCTTTTCCATCATCAAGGGGAGGTTGGCGTGATGGAGCACAAGCCCTTCCAGACCATGGACCCCATCCGAGTCAACCCTCCACCTATCACACCCCTGGAGACCATCAGAGCGTTCAAAGACAAGCAGCAGATTCACCCAGGTTTCATTGGTGGGCAGCAGCACCCTCCTCAACACCACCCACCGCCACAGACTCTGACGCTCAAGCCCATCCGACCACGGAAGTACCCCAACCGACCCAGCAAAACCCCTGTCCACGAACGGCCTCACGCCTGTCCGGCAGAGAACTGTGACAGACGCTTCTCGCGCTCAGACGAGCTCACACGTCATCTTCGAATCCACACAGGTCACAAACCTTTCCAGTGCCGAATATGCATGCGCTCCTTCAGCCGGAGTGACCACCTGACCACACACATCCGCACACACACGGGCGAGAAACCCTTCTCCTGTGAGTTCTGTGGACGCAAGTTTGCCAGGAGCGATGAGCGAAAGAGACACGCTAAGGTTCATCTGAAACAGAAGGACAAGAAGCCAGCTGACAAAGGTAGTGGGGCAGCTGGGAGCCACAGCTCGCCGCCCAGCTCCTGTGGGGGGCCAACAGTGGGAACATCATGA